DNA from Vibrio marisflavi CECT 7928:
AAGCAAAGAGCAAACCTGATTGCCTAGGCCCCATCATGTTTAAGCAAGCAAACAAAGTGCTGTCACCGATAAAAATGCCGACAATACCGGAAAGAATCATAGGCAGTAGCATACTGGAGTTAACGCTAGCCCAGCCTCCGGAATAGAGAGAAACAATCGACAATACCACGGCGGTTAAACCAATTCGCCAGCGGCTATAAGAAAAGGTACCTAGGTGTTGGGCAGGTTTAACGGAAAGCAACCCGGCGATTGCCCATAGAAAAGCAGCCGCGAGGGCGAGCCATTCAAAGCTCATAATAAATTCACTTAGTAAGAAGTTTGTAGAATAAAAAAACGAGGCTTATGTGATAAGCCTCGCTAATATACCAGAGAAATGGTTTAGGGAGTTAGAAGGATATTAGTTGTCCGCTTTGATATGAGCGAACTCTGTCCCCATTCTTGTTGGAACTTCATTTTGGACAGAGTTATCAAACTCGATTGCATCTTTCGCGAATAAGTTAATAACGGTTGAGCCAAGTTTGAATCGTCCCATCTCTTCGCCTTTCTTAAGAGTCACAGAGTTGTGCCCTTCACTAGGGTATTCCCAACGATAGACAGTATTTCCTCTAGGTGGTGTTACTGTGCCAGCCCAAACCAGCTCAATGCTACCCACAATCGTTGCACCGACAAGAACTTGAGCCAATGGACCAAACTCAGTATCAAAGATACATACGACTCGTTCGTTACGAGCAAACAAGTTTGGGACATTTTCTGCTGTTAATGGGTTTACTGAGAATAGATCCCCAGGGACATAAATCATTTGTCGTAGAGTACCATCACACGGCATATGTACACGGTGATAGTCACGTGGTGATAGATACAAGGTTGCAAAACTTCCATCATCGAACTCTTCTGCGAGCTTGTTATCTCCGCCTAGTAGTTCCTGAGCACTAAAGTAGTGTCCTTTAGCTTGAATGAGTTGGCCGTCCTCGATATCACCAAACTGACTAACGCAAGCATCCGCTGGGTGGGTGATTACAGAGTTCTCTTCTACAATTGGGCGAGCACCAGGCTTCAACTCACGGACAAAAAACTCATTGAACGTTTTGAAATAGCTAGGATCAGAATGCAGTGCTTCATCCATATTCACGTTGTACTGTTTTATAAAAAGC
Protein-coding regions in this window:
- the asd gene encoding archaetidylserine decarboxylase (Phosphatidylserine decarboxylase is synthesized as a single chain precursor. Generation of the pyruvoyl active site from a Ser is coupled to cleavage of a Gly-Ser bond between the larger (beta) and smaller (alpha chains). It is an integral membrane protein.), whose translation is MDKIKVALQHWIPQHGLTRLVGKLASAKAGKLTTSVIKLFIKQYNVNMDEALHSDPSYFKTFNEFFVRELKPGARPIVEENSVITHPADACVSQFGDIEDGQLIQAKGHYFSAQELLGGDNKLAEEFDDGSFATLYLSPRDYHRVHMPCDGTLRQMIYVPGDLFSVNPLTAENVPNLFARNERVVCIFDTEFGPLAQVLVGATIVGSIELVWAGTVTPPRGNTVYRWEYPSEGHNSVTLKKGEEMGRFKLGSTVINLFAKDAIEFDNSVQNEVPTRMGTEFAHIKADN